Proteins from one Mycobacterium sp. SMC-2 genomic window:
- a CDS encoding MFS transporter yields MASGSRWLTRNVRVLSGVSFLQDTASELLYPLLPIYLTAVLGAPPSVVGAVEGAAEGAASLTKLAAGPLGDRFARRPLIATGYGMAALGKVIIAAAAAWPGVLAGRVVDRLGKGVRGAPRDALLVDDVDDALRGRVFGFHRAMDTFGAVFGPLLGLAGYELLDHRIPPLLYVAIVPAVLSVALVFLVRERGRHAPRAQRQSMWAGVGSLPQPYWGVTALLVVFSMVNFPDALLLLRLNEIGFSVVGVILAYVGYNAVYALASYPAGALADRIGRPALFGLGLAFFAIGYIGLGLTTDTVTAWLLIGAYGMFTGCTDGVGKAWISGLVDQEHQASAQGVFQGGIGLAVLVAGLWAGFLWGSNGQLPLLISGVTGGVFAVALIGGQLLRVVQRR; encoded by the coding sequence ATCGCCTCGGGGTCGCGCTGGCTCACCCGCAACGTCCGGGTGCTCTCCGGGGTGTCGTTCCTGCAGGACACCGCCAGTGAGCTGTTATATCCGCTGTTGCCGATCTACCTGACGGCCGTGCTGGGTGCGCCGCCGTCGGTGGTGGGAGCCGTCGAGGGCGCGGCCGAGGGCGCGGCGTCGCTGACAAAACTCGCCGCGGGACCGCTGGGCGACAGGTTTGCCCGGCGCCCGTTGATCGCCACCGGTTACGGGATGGCCGCGCTCGGGAAGGTCATCATCGCGGCGGCCGCGGCGTGGCCGGGGGTGCTGGCCGGTCGCGTCGTCGATCGGCTGGGCAAGGGCGTTCGCGGCGCGCCCCGCGACGCACTGCTGGTGGACGACGTGGACGACGCCCTGCGTGGCCGGGTCTTCGGCTTCCACCGCGCGATGGACACCTTTGGCGCCGTCTTCGGTCCGCTGCTCGGGCTGGCGGGTTACGAGCTGCTGGACCACCGCATCCCGCCGTTGCTGTATGTCGCGATAGTGCCCGCTGTCCTGTCCGTGGCGCTCGTCTTTCTGGTGCGCGAGCGCGGCCGTCACGCTCCGCGAGCGCAGCGGCAGTCGATGTGGGCCGGCGTGGGCTCGTTGCCCCAACCGTACTGGGGGGTGACTGCGCTACTCGTGGTCTTCAGTATGGTGAACTTTCCGGACGCCCTCTTGTTGTTGCGCCTCAACGAGATTGGCTTCTCGGTGGTGGGCGTGATCCTGGCGTATGTCGGATACAACGCGGTGTATGCATTGGCGAGCTACCCGGCCGGCGCGCTCGCCGACCGCATCGGCAGGCCGGCGTTGTTCGGCCTCGGCCTGGCATTCTTCGCGATCGGCTATATCGGCCTCGGACTGACCACCGACACCGTGACGGCATGGCTGCTGATCGGCGCCTACGGGATGTTCACCGGGTGCACCGACGGCGTCGGGAAGGCCTGGATTTCCGGGCTGGTCGACCAGGAGCATCAGGCCAGCGCGCAGGGCGTGTTCCAGGGCGGCATCGGACTGGCCGTGCTGGTGGCGGGGTTGTGGGCGGGATTTTTGTGGGGCTCTAACGGCCAACTGCCACTGCTCATTTCGGGAGTGACCGGCGGCGTCTTCGCCGTGGCGCTGATCGGCGGCCAGCTGCTTCGCGTTGTGCAGCGCAGGTAG
- a CDS encoding NYN domain-containing protein: protein MTEPVAARVAVYLDFDNIVISRYDQVHGRSSFQRDKAKGLEHYAERLDRATVDVGAILDFASSFGTLVLTRAYADWSADINAGYRGQLVGRAVDLVQLFPAAAYGKNAADIRLAVDAVEDMFRLPDLTHVVIVAGDSDYIPLAQRCKRLGRYVVGIGVAGASSRALAAACDEFVIYDSLPGVPALQPAPADAGAEAKPAKRRAGRAKAAQPEEPEPPDPQAAATALLTRALQIGLEKDDADWLHNSAVKAQMKRMDPSFSERSLGFRSFSDFLRSRSDLAELDETSTTRMVRLRAPE from the coding sequence ATGACCGAACCGGTTGCCGCCCGCGTGGCCGTCTACCTCGACTTCGACAACATCGTGATCTCGCGATACGACCAGGTTCATGGCCGCAGCTCGTTCCAGCGGGACAAAGCCAAGGGCCTTGAGCATTATGCCGAGCGGCTGGACCGGGCCACCGTCGACGTCGGCGCGATCCTCGACTTCGCGTCGTCGTTCGGGACCCTGGTGCTCACCCGCGCCTACGCGGACTGGTCGGCGGACATCAACGCCGGGTACCGCGGGCAGTTGGTGGGCCGCGCGGTCGATCTGGTGCAGTTGTTCCCCGCGGCGGCCTACGGCAAGAACGCCGCCGATATCCGGCTGGCCGTCGACGCGGTCGAGGACATGTTCCGGCTGCCCGACCTGACCCACGTGGTGATCGTGGCCGGCGACTCCGACTACATCCCGCTGGCCCAGCGCTGTAAGAGGCTCGGCCGGTACGTGGTGGGCATCGGGGTGGCCGGCGCGTCGAGCCGGGCGCTGGCGGCCGCCTGCGACGAGTTCGTCATCTACGACTCGCTGCCGGGCGTGCCGGCGCTGCAACCCGCGCCCGCGGACGCCGGCGCCGAGGCGAAGCCGGCCAAGCGTCGGGCCGGGCGCGCCAAGGCGGCGCAGCCCGAGGAACCGGAGCCACCCGATCCGCAGGCCGCCGCCACCGCGCTGCTGACGCGCGCGCTGCAGATCGGCCTGGAGAAGGACGACGCCGATTGGCTGCACAACTCCGCGGTGAAGGCACAGATGAAGCGGATGGACCCGTCGTTCAGCGAAAGGTCTTTGGGATTCCGGTCATTCAGCGATTTCCTGCGTTCGCGATCCGATCTCGCCGAGCTGGACGAGACATCGACAACGCGGATGGTGCGGCTTCGTGCCCCAGAGTGA
- a CDS encoding alpha/beta fold hydrolase produces MGQLKYLELHGDRVAYRDEGDGEVLLLIHGMAGSSVTWRSVIPPLSKKFRVIAPDLLGHGESAKPRTDYSLGAFAVWLRDLLDELGVSQATLVGQSLGGGVAMQFVYQHPDYAKRLILISSGGLGPDVGWVLRLLSAPGAELVLPIIAPKPVLSVGNRLRTWLTSAGIRSPRGAELWSAYSSLADGETRQSFLRTLRSVVDYRGQAVSALNRLRLRENLPVMAIWGERDGIIPVDHAYAAHEARTDARLEILPDVGHFAQVEAPNQVVELIEDFIANGERHQTAATRLRLSSEA; encoded by the coding sequence ATGGGCCAGTTGAAGTATCTCGAGCTGCATGGCGATCGGGTCGCCTACCGTGACGAGGGCGACGGTGAGGTGCTCCTGCTCATCCATGGCATGGCGGGCAGTTCGGTGACGTGGCGGTCGGTGATACCGCCGCTGTCGAAGAAATTCCGGGTCATCGCCCCGGACCTGCTCGGCCATGGCGAATCGGCGAAGCCCCGCACGGACTATTCGTTGGGCGCCTTCGCGGTCTGGCTCCGTGACCTGCTCGACGAACTCGGCGTCAGCCAGGCCACCCTGGTCGGTCAGTCGCTCGGCGGTGGGGTCGCGATGCAGTTCGTCTATCAGCATCCCGACTACGCCAAGCGGCTGATCCTAATCAGCAGCGGCGGCCTCGGTCCCGACGTCGGTTGGGTGTTGCGGCTGCTCTCGGCGCCCGGGGCGGAGCTGGTATTGCCGATCATCGCGCCGAAGCCCGTCCTGTCCGTCGGCAACCGGCTCAGGACGTGGTTGACAAGCGCGGGCATCCGGTCGCCGCGCGGGGCCGAGCTATGGAGTGCCTACTCGTCGCTGGCCGATGGCGAGACGCGCCAGTCGTTTCTGCGGACGCTGCGCTCGGTGGTCGACTACCGCGGGCAGGCGGTCAGCGCGCTGAACAGGCTGCGGCTGCGTGAGAACCTACCGGTCATGGCGATCTGGGGCGAGCGTGACGGCATCATCCCCGTGGACCACGCGTACGCCGCGCACGAGGCCCGCACCGACGCCAGGCTCGAAATCCTGCCCGACGTCGGCCACTTCGCACAGGTGGAGGCGCCGAACCAGGTGGTGGAGCTGATCGAGGACTTCATCGCTAACGGCGAGCGCCACCAAACGGCGGCCACCCGGCTGCGGCTGTCATCCGAGGCATAG
- a CDS encoding cytochrome P450, giving the protein MRKAARTALPPGPRLPRAVQAALMLYRGSHFVAACRRRYGSVFTLRVAGMGTVVYLADPADIKTVFAGDPRVFHAGEANSMLSGLLGDTSLLVIDEDVHRDRRRLMLPPFHRDAVARQAGLMAEIAAANVAGWPVGKSFAAAPKMAEITLEVILRTVIGATDPARLAALRAIMPRLLTVGSWATLALAKPELQRHLPWRGLRRRMAEADRLLYAEIAERRADPDLADRTDVLAMLVRAGDDGHTMSDRELRDQLMTLLVAGHDTTANGLSWALERLTRHPAVLAKAVAAAEAGAAGDPAGDEYLDALVKETLRIRPVVFDVGRVLTGPADVAGYRLPAGVMVAPGMGLVHTSASVYPDPHRFDPDRMLGATLSPTTWFPFGGGNRRCLGAGFAMVEMRVVLREILRRAELCTTGAADERQKLKFVVLVPHRGARIRVRAIRDVPATVPGATRTPAR; this is encoded by the coding sequence ATGCGCAAAGCCGCACGTACGGCGCTTCCACCGGGGCCCCGGCTGCCCCGGGCGGTACAGGCGGCGCTCATGCTGTACCGCGGGTCGCACTTCGTCGCCGCCTGCCGCCGTCGTTACGGGAGTGTGTTCACGCTGCGCGTCGCGGGAATGGGCACTGTGGTGTATCTGGCCGACCCGGCCGACATCAAGACGGTGTTTGCCGGCGATCCGCGCGTCTTCCATGCCGGCGAAGCGAACTCGATGCTCAGCGGGTTGCTCGGCGACACCTCCCTTCTGGTGATCGACGAAGACGTCCACCGGGATCGGCGGCGTCTGATGCTGCCGCCATTTCATCGCGACGCCGTCGCACGCCAAGCCGGGCTGATGGCCGAGATCGCCGCGGCGAACGTCGCCGGATGGCCGGTGGGCAAGAGCTTCGCGGCCGCCCCCAAAATGGCGGAGATCACCCTCGAGGTGATCCTGCGCACGGTCATCGGCGCCACGGACCCGGCCCGGCTCGCGGCGCTCCGCGCGATCATGCCGCGGCTGCTCACCGTGGGTTCGTGGGCGACACTGGCGCTGGCGAAGCCGGAGCTGCAGCGCCACCTCCCGTGGCGAGGGCTGCGTCGGCGAATGGCCGAAGCCGACCGCCTGCTCTACGCGGAGATCGCCGAGCGTCGCGCGGACCCCGACCTGGCCGACCGCACCGACGTGCTGGCCATGCTGGTACGCGCCGGCGACGACGGGCACACGATGTCCGACCGTGAGCTGCGGGATCAGCTGATGACGCTGCTGGTGGCCGGGCACGACACCACCGCGAACGGGTTGTCCTGGGCGCTCGAGCGACTGACCCGCCACCCGGCCGTGCTGGCCAAGGCCGTGGCCGCCGCTGAGGCCGGCGCGGCGGGCGATCCGGCCGGCGACGAGTATCTCGACGCGCTGGTGAAGGAGACGTTGCGGATCCGTCCGGTGGTCTTCGACGTGGGGCGGGTGCTCACCGGGCCGGCCGACGTGGCCGGCTACCGGCTGCCCGCCGGGGTCATGGTGGCGCCCGGAATGGGGCTGGTGCACACGAGCGCGTCGGTGTACCCGGATCCGCACCGATTCGACCCCGACCGCATGCTGGGCGCCACGCTGAGCCCGACGACCTGGTTCCCGTTCGGCGGCGGCAACCGCCGCTGTCTGGGCGCCGGCTTCGCCATGGTCGAGATGCGCGTGGTGTTGCGTGAGATTCTGCGCCGCGCCGAGCTGTGCACGACGGGGGCGGCCGATGAACGCCAGAAGCTGAAATTCGTTGTCCTGGTGCCGCATCGCGGCGCTCGCATTCGCGTGAGGGCGATCAGAGACGTCCCCGCCACAGTGCCCGGGGCCACACGGACACCGGCCCGGTAG
- a CDS encoding FAD-binding domain: protein MRIAISGAGVAGAALAHWLHRTGHTPTLIEQAPHFRTGGYMIDFWGVGYQVAKRMGIEGPIRAAGYEMERLRSVGSRGEVKADVDVNVFRRLLGTDFTSLPRGDLAAAIYTTIEGKVETIFGDSIASVDEHDDGVRLTFDSGGTREFDLVIGADGLHSNVRRLVFGAERQFEHYLGCKVAACVVEGYRPRDELAYVTYATPGRQLARFALRGDRTTFLFIFRAEHGDPGVPPKEQLGNTFGDCGWEANGMLAALDDVDDLYFDVVSQIRMNKWSRGRVLLIGDAAGCISLLGGEGTGLAITEAYVLASELTRAGGDYRRAFDAYETRLRPFIASKQGGAARYIGFFATRTRFGLWFRNLALRTMNFGALATLFAGSVRDDFELPDYGI from the coding sequence ATGAGGATCGCCATCAGCGGTGCCGGCGTGGCCGGGGCGGCGCTCGCGCACTGGCTGCACCGGACCGGCCACACGCCGACGCTGATCGAGCAGGCCCCACACTTCCGCACCGGCGGCTACATGATCGACTTCTGGGGCGTCGGCTACCAGGTGGCCAAGCGCATGGGCATCGAGGGGCCGATCCGCGCAGCGGGTTACGAGATGGAACGGCTCCGGTCGGTGGGCTCGCGCGGCGAGGTCAAGGCGGACGTCGACGTCAACGTCTTTCGCCGGCTCCTCGGCACCGACTTCACCAGCCTGCCGCGTGGCGACCTGGCCGCCGCGATTTACACCACCATCGAGGGCAAGGTCGAAACGATCTTCGGCGACAGCATCGCCTCCGTCGACGAGCACGACGACGGCGTCCGGCTCACCTTCGACAGCGGCGGCACCAGGGAATTCGACCTGGTGATCGGCGCCGACGGACTGCATTCAAATGTGCGCCGCCTGGTCTTCGGGGCGGAGCGACAATTCGAGCACTATCTGGGATGCAAGGTCGCGGCCTGCGTGGTCGAGGGCTACCGGCCACGCGACGAGTTGGCCTACGTCACCTACGCCACGCCCGGGCGGCAGCTGGCGCGTTTCGCTCTTCGCGGCGACCGCACCACGTTCTTGTTCATCTTTCGGGCCGAACACGGCGACCCCGGTGTGCCACCAAAAGAACAGTTAGGCAACACCTTTGGCGACTGCGGCTGGGAGGCCAACGGCATGCTGGCTGCGCTCGACGATGTGGACGACCTGTACTTCGACGTCGTCAGTCAGATCAGGATGAACAAATGGTCGCGCGGCCGGGTGCTGTTGATCGGCGATGCGGCGGGATGCATTTCGCTGCTCGGCGGCGAGGGCACCGGCCTGGCGATCACCGAAGCCTATGTGCTGGCCAGCGAACTCACGCGCGCCGGAGGCGACTACCGCCGCGCCTTCGACGCCTACGAAACGCGCCTACGCCCCTTCATTGCGAGCAAGCAGGGCGGCGCGGCCCGCTACATCGGGTTCTTCGCCACCCGGACCCGATTCGGGCTGTGGTTCCGAAACCTGGCGCTGCGCACGATGAATTTCGGTGCCCTGGCAACGCTTTTCGCGGGCAGCGTGCGTGACGACTTCGAGCTGCCGGACTACGGCATCTAG
- a CDS encoding cytochrome P450 has translation MATPNLPPGFDFTDPDIYAHRLPVREFAELRATEPIWWNEQAPGAGGFGDGGYWAVTKHRDVRDVSLRSDVFSSATKSIVPRYREELAAGQIEAGRASMIMMDNPEHSRLRKIVSRAFTPRAVERLRAELSERARRIVTEAAAAGSGDFVRQVACELPLQAICGLLGVPHEDYDKLFDWTNNMIGSDDPEFADNDALTSAGELMWYAMQLAARKRENPGDDIVTTLIRADAEGQRLSEAEFGMFVVTLAVAGNETTRNSITQGMMAFTDHPAQWEVFKARRPKTAADEIIRWATPITAFQRTACEDTELGGVPISKGQRVVLFYRSANFDEEVFDDPYAFNVSRSPNPHVGFGGTGAHYCIGANLARMTIDLMFNALADHVPDLAPLANPERLRSSFINGIKHWQVDYRGSRGLGQQRV, from the coding sequence ATGGCCACACCGAACCTCCCGCCGGGTTTTGATTTCACCGACCCCGACATCTACGCCCACCGGCTGCCGGTGCGCGAGTTCGCCGAACTGCGTGCCACGGAACCGATCTGGTGGAACGAGCAGGCGCCCGGTGCGGGCGGGTTCGGCGACGGTGGCTACTGGGCGGTGACCAAGCACCGCGACGTCCGCGACGTCTCGCTGCGCAGCGACGTCTTTTCCTCGGCCACCAAGTCGATCGTCCCCCGGTACCGGGAAGAGTTGGCGGCGGGCCAGATTGAGGCGGGGCGGGCGTCGATGATCATGATGGACAACCCCGAGCACAGCCGGTTGCGCAAGATCGTCTCGCGGGCCTTCACGCCCCGCGCGGTCGAGCGGCTGCGTGCAGAACTGTCCGAGCGGGCGCGGCGCATCGTCACCGAAGCCGCGGCCGCCGGTTCCGGCGACTTCGTCCGCCAGGTCGCCTGCGAGTTGCCCCTGCAGGCCATCTGCGGGCTGCTGGGGGTCCCGCACGAGGACTACGACAAGCTGTTCGACTGGACCAACAACATGATCGGCAGCGACGACCCGGAGTTCGCCGACAACGACGCGCTGACGTCTGCGGGCGAGTTGATGTGGTATGCAATGCAATTGGCCGCGCGAAAACGGGAAAATCCGGGGGACGACATCGTCACCACGCTGATCCGGGCCGACGCCGAGGGGCAGCGCCTGTCGGAGGCGGAGTTCGGCATGTTCGTGGTCACGCTGGCCGTCGCCGGAAACGAGACGACCCGCAACTCGATCACGCAGGGAATGATGGCCTTCACCGACCACCCTGCGCAGTGGGAGGTGTTCAAGGCGCGGCGGCCCAAGACCGCGGCCGACGAGATCATCCGTTGGGCGACACCGATCACGGCGTTTCAGCGCACCGCGTGCGAGGACACCGAGCTCGGCGGGGTTCCGATCAGCAAGGGTCAGCGGGTGGTGCTGTTCTACCGCTCGGCCAACTTCGACGAAGAGGTCTTCGACGACCCGTATGCCTTCAACGTCTCGCGCAGCCCGAACCCGCACGTCGGCTTTGGCGGGACGGGAGCGCACTACTGCATCGGCGCGAACCTGGCGCGCATGACGATCGACCTGATGTTCAACGCGCTCGCCGATCACGTGCCCGACCTGGCCCCGCTGGCGAATCCCGAGCGGCTGCGGTCGTCGTTCATCAACGGCATCAAGCACTGGCAGGTCGATTACCGGGGTTCGCGCGGCCTGGGTCAGCAACGAGTTTGA